A window of Halostella salina contains these coding sequences:
- a CDS encoding winged helix-turn-helix transcriptional regulator → MSLETSPTPEEKNADACDVVESIEQIGSQWRLIVLSDLRDGEKRFNELKRSTGANSRTLSRVLDDLSDLGFVTRRLEEDAPVATYYSLTAKGESLCPVFDEIEDWAAEWLGEGASAES, encoded by the coding sequence ATGTCATTGGAGACGTCGCCCACGCCCGAGGAGAAAAACGCCGACGCCTGCGACGTGGTCGAATCGATCGAGCAGATCGGCTCGCAGTGGCGGCTCATCGTGCTCAGCGACCTGCGGGACGGGGAAAAGCGGTTCAACGAACTGAAGCGGTCGACCGGCGCGAACTCCCGGACGCTGTCCCGGGTGCTCGACGACCTGAGCGACCTCGGTTTCGTCACGCGACGCCTGGAGGAGGACGCGCCGGTGGCGACGTACTACAGCCTCACGGCGAAGGGCGAGTCGCTCTGCCCCGTGTTCGACGAGATAGAGGACTGGGCGGCCGAGTGGCTCGGCGAGGGCGCGTCGGCGGAATCCTGA
- a CDS encoding ABC transporter ATP-binding protein: MIEVADLRKEYGGFVAVEDSTFTVEPGEVFGIVGPNGAGKTTTLKAVAGLIEPTAGTVTVDGGDADDPETRRNLGFLPEESPLYEEMTATSYLHFFADLYDVPDDAAAERIDDALTRLELEHRERRIGDMSKGMKRKVAIARALVNDPDVLVFDEPASGLDPLTTNYVIEFTRELSEAGKTVVFSAHNLYHVEEVCDRVVIMNRGEIVARGTVEGIRDRHGRTEYRVYTSVPVEGSEPVDESDAGARDLGGQADADDPTGDQRRHRTTVADMDAVEAVREAARDAGGEVVDIRTDEPSLEEIFLDVAGESPLEAEAEP, from the coding sequence ATGATCGAGGTGGCGGACCTCCGGAAGGAGTACGGCGGTTTCGTCGCGGTCGAGGACAGCACGTTCACCGTCGAACCCGGCGAGGTGTTCGGCATCGTCGGCCCGAACGGGGCCGGCAAGACGACGACGCTGAAGGCCGTCGCCGGCCTGATCGAGCCGACCGCCGGCACGGTGACGGTCGACGGCGGCGACGCCGACGACCCGGAGACGCGGCGCAACCTCGGCTTCCTCCCCGAGGAGTCGCCGCTGTACGAGGAGATGACCGCGACCTCCTACCTCCACTTCTTCGCGGACCTGTACGACGTGCCCGACGACGCGGCCGCCGAGCGCATCGACGACGCGCTGACGCGGCTGGAACTGGAACACCGGGAGCGCCGGATCGGCGACATGTCCAAGGGGATGAAACGGAAGGTCGCCATCGCCCGCGCGCTGGTCAACGACCCGGACGTGCTCGTCTTCGACGAGCCGGCGAGCGGTCTCGACCCGCTGACGACCAACTACGTCATCGAGTTCACCCGCGAGCTGAGCGAGGCCGGCAAGACCGTCGTGTTCAGCGCGCACAACCTCTACCACGTCGAGGAGGTCTGCGACCGCGTCGTCATCATGAACCGCGGCGAGATCGTCGCCCGGGGCACCGTCGAGGGGATCCGCGACCGGCACGGCCGGACCGAATACCGCGTGTACACGTCGGTACCGGTCGAGGGGTCGGAGCCCGTCGACGAGAGCGACGCCGGGGCGCGCGACCTCGGGGGGCAGGCGGACGCGGACGACCCCACCGGCGACCAGCGCCGCCACCGCACGACGGTCGCCGACATGGACGCCGTCGAGGCGGTCCGGGAGGCGGCGCGGGACGCCGGCGGCGAGGTCGTCGACATCCGGACGGACGAGCCGAGTCTGGAGGAGATCTTCCTCGACGTAGCGGGCGAGTCGCCGCTGGAGGCGGAGGCCGAGCCGTGA
- a CDS encoding glutamate--tRNA ligase — protein sequence MNEDLRAAIEREAEKHALLNAVKHESDPDVGAIMGPLMGDNPEFREHGDEIPGVAGGVVSEVGGLSHEERIARLEEIAPDELDEILAEDEGDDRALPDLPNADEYDEVRMRSAPNPNGPWHIGHARMPAVIGTYRDLYDGWFCVRFDDTDPETKRPDLDAYDDILEDIEYLGFEPDAVYRASDRMETYYEHARDLIEAGGAYTCSCPQGEFSDMKNSGEACPHREKDAETTLSEFESMVDGEYDSGEMVLRVRTEIEHKNPALRDWVAFRMIDTPHPREEASDYRCWPMLDFQSGVDDHLLGVTHIIRGIDLQDSAKRQRFVYDYFGWEYPEVLHWGHVQIDAFDVKMSTSRIKELIEAGELDGWDDPRAPTVAAFRRRGIRGEAITEAMVELGTSTSDVDLAMSAVYANNRELVDDDANRYFLVRDGGDYDAVTLPLAGDAPSEATPPVHPEHEDRGTRSIPVGDAVRLESRDLPAEGETLWLKGYGPVEYTGDGLRYTDDDISVVREGDADVVHWVPADGAVPTRLRTPEGDVTGYAEPSFADTEVDGMVQFVRVGFARVDAHGDEESVAYFAHE from the coding sequence ATGAACGAGGACCTCCGAGCGGCGATCGAGCGGGAGGCGGAGAAACACGCCCTGCTCAACGCGGTGAAACACGAGAGCGACCCGGACGTCGGGGCGATCATGGGCCCGCTGATGGGCGACAACCCCGAGTTCCGGGAGCACGGCGACGAGATCCCGGGCGTCGCCGGCGGGGTCGTCAGCGAAGTCGGCGGCCTCTCCCACGAAGAGCGCATCGCACGGCTGGAGGAGATCGCACCCGACGAACTGGACGAGATCCTCGCCGAGGACGAGGGCGACGACCGCGCCCTCCCCGACCTCCCGAATGCGGACGAGTACGACGAGGTCCGGATGCGCAGCGCCCCGAACCCAAACGGCCCGTGGCACATCGGTCACGCACGGATGCCAGCCGTCATCGGGACGTACAGGGACCTGTACGACGGCTGGTTCTGCGTCCGCTTCGACGACACGGACCCCGAGACCAAGCGCCCGGACCTCGACGCCTACGACGACATCCTGGAGGACATCGAGTATCTCGGCTTCGAACCCGACGCCGTCTACCGGGCCAGCGACCGGATGGAGACGTACTACGAGCACGCCCGCGACCTCATCGAGGCCGGCGGCGCGTACACCTGCTCGTGTCCGCAGGGGGAGTTCTCCGACATGAAAAACAGCGGCGAGGCCTGCCCTCACAGGGAGAAAGACGCCGAGACGACGCTGTCGGAGTTCGAGTCGATGGTCGACGGCGAGTACGACAGCGGCGAGATGGTGCTCCGCGTTCGCACTGAAATCGAGCACAAGAACCCCGCGCTCCGGGACTGGGTGGCGTTCCGGATGATCGATACGCCACACCCCCGCGAGGAGGCCAGCGACTACCGCTGCTGGCCGATGCTGGACTTCCAGAGCGGCGTGGACGACCACCTGCTCGGGGTCACGCACATCATCCGGGGCATCGACCTGCAGGACTCCGCGAAACGCCAGCGCTTCGTCTACGACTACTTCGGCTGGGAGTACCCCGAGGTCCTCCACTGGGGCCACGTCCAGATCGACGCGTTCGACGTGAAGATGTCGACCTCCCGGATCAAGGAACTCATCGAGGCCGGCGAACTCGACGGCTGGGACGACCCGCGTGCGCCGACCGTCGCCGCCTTCCGCCGCCGGGGGATCCGCGGTGAGGCGATCACCGAGGCGATGGTGGAACTGGGGACCTCCACGAGCGACGTGGACTTGGCGATGAGCGCCGTCTACGCGAACAACCGCGAACTGGTCGACGACGACGCGAACCGCTACTTCCTCGTCCGCGATGGCGGCGACTACGACGCCGTCACGCTCCCGCTGGCCGGCGACGCGCCGAGCGAGGCGACGCCGCCGGTTCACCCGGAACACGAGGACCGCGGCACCCGGTCGATCCCGGTCGGTGACGCCGTCCGCCTGGAGTCCCGCGACCTCCCGGCCGAGGGCGAGACGCTCTGGCTGAAGGGGTACGGCCCGGTCGAGTACACCGGGGACGGACTGCGCTACACCGACGACGACATCTCGGTGGTCCGCGAGGGCGACGCCGACGTGGTCCACTGGGTGCCCGCCGACGGCGCGGTGCCGACCCGGCTCCGGACGCCCGAGGGCGACGTGACGGGGTACGCCGAGCCGTCGTTCGCCGACACCGAAGTCGACGGAATGGTTCAGTTCGTCCGCGTCGGCTTCGCGCGGGTCGACGCCCACGGCGACGAGGAGTCGGTCGCGTACTTCGCCCACGAGTAG
- a CDS encoding DoxX family protein codes for MALELSAAGEVIFLVGRALFGVVLAFMGLNHFMDTESMAGYAEAKGVPAAGLMVPFTGGMLLVGGLLVAVGAYPIVGAGALAVFLLVTTPVMHDFWTVDDPQERQSEMINFLKNVGLFGTALALLALGAEAWPYAVGVGL; via the coding sequence ATGGCGCTCGAACTCTCGGCCGCCGGCGAGGTCATCTTCCTCGTCGGGCGGGCGCTGTTCGGCGTCGTCCTCGCGTTCATGGGACTGAACCACTTCATGGACACGGAGTCGATGGCCGGCTACGCCGAGGCGAAGGGCGTCCCGGCGGCCGGTCTCATGGTCCCGTTCACTGGCGGCATGCTGCTGGTGGGCGGCCTGCTCGTCGCGGTCGGGGCGTATCCGATCGTCGGCGCGGGCGCGCTGGCCGTCTTCCTGCTCGTGACGACGCCGGTGATGCACGACTTCTGGACCGTCGACGACCCGCAGGAGCGGCAGAGCGAGATGATCAACTTCCTGAAAAACGTCGGCCTGTTCGGCACCGCGCTCGCGCTGCTGGCGCTCGGCGCGGAGGCGTGGCCCTACGCCGTCGGCGTCGGCCTGTAG
- a CDS encoding CBS domain-containing protein yields MDLPTPADLRERRNELGLTQSELAERAEVSQPLIARIEGGDVDPRLSTLRRIVNALEAAEGGIVRAEDLMHETVINVSPDDELRDAVRKMEEEAYSQLPVIQEGIPVGSISESDLVHADEDARGEPVREYMSESFPTVSRSATLDEISSLLDHYKAIMVTEDGETVGIVTEADLAARLS; encoded by the coding sequence ATGGACCTGCCGACGCCCGCCGACCTGCGGGAGCGACGGAACGAACTCGGACTGACCCAGAGCGAACTCGCCGAGCGCGCGGAGGTGTCACAGCCGCTGATCGCCCGCATCGAGGGGGGCGACGTGGACCCGCGGCTGTCGACGCTCCGGCGGATCGTCAACGCGCTGGAGGCCGCCGAGGGCGGTATCGTCCGCGCCGAGGACCTGATGCACGAGACGGTGATCAACGTCTCGCCGGACGACGAACTCCGAGACGCCGTCCGGAAGATGGAGGAGGAGGCGTACTCCCAGCTACCGGTCATCCAGGAGGGGATCCCGGTCGGGAGCATCAGCGAGAGCGACCTGGTCCACGCCGACGAGGACGCCCGCGGCGAGCCGGTGCGCGAGTACATGAGCGAGTCGTTCCCCACCGTCTCCAGGAGCGCGACGCTCGACGAGATCAGCAGCCTGCTGGACCACTACAAGGCAATCATGGTCACCGAGGACGGCGAGACGGTCGGCATCGTCACCGAGGCCGACCTCGCGGCGCGACTGTCCTGA
- a CDS encoding DUF555 domain-containing protein yields the protein MSNYLVVMEAAWLVRDVEAVDDAIGVAVSEAGKRLNEQDMDYVEVDVGATGCPACGEPFDSAFIAADTALVGLVLEMKVFNADSQEHAQRIAKSEVGGALRDVPLSVVETIEYEDEDELDGE from the coding sequence ATGAGCAACTATCTCGTCGTGATGGAGGCGGCCTGGTTGGTTCGTGACGTGGAAGCGGTCGACGACGCCATCGGCGTCGCGGTCAGCGAGGCCGGCAAGCGACTGAACGAGCAGGACATGGACTACGTGGAGGTCGACGTGGGCGCGACGGGCTGTCCGGCCTGCGGCGAGCCGTTCGACTCCGCCTTCATCGCCGCCGACACGGCGCTTGTGGGGCTGGTGCTGGAGATGAAGGTGTTCAACGCCGACAGCCAGGAGCATGCCCAGCGCATCGCCAAAAGCGAGGTCGGCGGCGCGCTGCGCGACGTACCGCTGTCGGTCGTCGAGACCATCGAGTACGAGGACGAGGACGAACTCGACGGGGAGTGA
- a CDS encoding universal stress protein: MPLHTTMYDRILVPTDGSEGVERAIEHAIDLAVAHGASVHAVYVVNSASYGTIPMETSWEGIADVLRDEGESALDRVRTLADEAGVEVETALLDGSPSKEVVRYADAEGCDLIVMGTHGRGGIDRLLLGSVAERVVRSADVPVLTVRVSGDGEDRQEPSVVEDAEG, encoded by the coding sequence ATGCCACTCCATACCACGATGTACGACCGGATCCTCGTCCCGACGGACGGCTCCGAGGGCGTCGAGCGGGCCATCGAACACGCCATCGACCTGGCGGTCGCCCACGGAGCGAGCGTCCACGCGGTGTACGTCGTCAACTCGGCGAGCTACGGCACCATCCCGATGGAGACGTCCTGGGAGGGGATCGCCGACGTGCTCCGGGACGAGGGGGAGTCGGCGCTCGACCGCGTTCGCACCCTCGCCGACGAGGCGGGCGTCGAAGTCGAGACGGCACTGCTCGACGGCTCGCCGAGCAAGGAGGTCGTCCGCTACGCCGACGCCGAGGGCTGTGACCTGATCGTGATGGGGACCCACGGCCGGGGGGGTATCGACCGACTGCTTCTGGGGAGCGTCGCCGAACGCGTCGTGCGCTCGGCGGACGTGCCCGTCCTGACGGTCCGGGTCAGCGGCGACGGCGAGGACCGGCAGGAGCCGTCGGTCGTCGAGGACGCCGAGGGGTAG
- a CDS encoding amidohydrolase family protein, producing MELEGTILRGREFDPVEGRVVVEDGEIAAVEETSVESDAIVCPAFVNAHTHLGDSIAKEAGRGLTLEELVAPPDGLKHRLLRQADRSELVDGMRRSLRFMESTGTAATVEFREGGVEGVYAIEEAAEGLGIDPVVLGRETVDAMAAADGFGASGANDAHFDHERRETREAGKLFGIHAGEVDESDINPAMDLEPDFLVHMVHPEPIHLERLADTEIPVVLCPRSNLVTDVGLPPAAALAERTTLALGTDNVMTNSPSMFREMAVAAKVLDLSAPEVLRMATVNGAEIAGLNCGLVEPGRDAKLLVLDGDSDNLAGVRDPVRAVVRRAGASDVDRVVL from the coding sequence ATGGAGCTAGAGGGGACGATACTTCGGGGTCGCGAGTTCGACCCCGTCGAGGGACGGGTCGTCGTCGAGGACGGCGAGATCGCGGCCGTCGAGGAAACGTCGGTCGAGAGCGACGCCATCGTCTGTCCGGCGTTCGTCAACGCCCACACCCATCTGGGCGACTCGATCGCCAAGGAGGCCGGCCGCGGTCTCACGCTGGAGGAACTGGTCGCGCCGCCGGACGGCCTGAAACACCGGCTGCTGCGGCAGGCCGACCGGTCGGAACTGGTCGACGGGATGCGGCGCTCGCTCCGGTTCATGGAGTCGACCGGCACCGCGGCGACGGTCGAGTTCCGCGAGGGCGGCGTCGAGGGCGTGTACGCCATCGAGGAGGCCGCCGAAGGCCTCGGGATCGACCCCGTCGTGCTGGGCCGCGAGACGGTCGACGCGATGGCGGCGGCCGACGGCTTCGGCGCGAGCGGCGCGAACGACGCCCACTTCGACCACGAGCGCCGGGAGACCCGCGAGGCCGGCAAGCTGTTCGGCATCCACGCCGGCGAGGTCGACGAGAGCGACATCAACCCGGCGATGGACCTGGAGCCGGACTTCCTCGTCCACATGGTTCACCCCGAGCCGATCCATCTGGAGCGGCTGGCCGACACCGAGATCCCGGTCGTTCTCTGCCCGCGCTCGAACCTAGTCACGGACGTCGGGCTGCCGCCGGCTGCGGCGCTGGCCGAGCGCACGACGCTCGCGCTGGGGACGGACAACGTGATGACCAACAGCCCGTCGATGTTCCGCGAGATGGCGGTTGCCGCCAAGGTCCTCGACCTGTCGGCCCCCGAGGTGCTGCGGATGGCGACCGTCAACGGCGCGGAGATCGCGGGTCTGAACTGTGGGCTGGTCGAACCGGGACGGGACGCGAAGCTGCTGGTGCTCGACGGCGACTCCGACAACCTCGCCGGCGTGCGTGACCCCGTCCGGGCCGTCGTCCGCCGGGCCGGTGCGAGCGACGTGGACCGCGTCGTGCTGTAG
- the psmB gene encoding archaeal proteasome endopeptidase complex subunit beta, translating to MRTPMQESEFSRNRDRLSGTHAGPFEPEVGTLPENSVTEEDIENVSKTGTTTVGLVTADGVVIATDMRASLGGRFVSNKNVQKVEPIHDTAALTLVGSVGGAQSFIQNLRAEANLYEARRGESMSINALSTLAGNFARGGPFFAINPILGGVDDDGHHVYSIDPAGGVMADDYTVTGSGMQLAYGVLEQEYEEGLSNEEAKTVAARSVKSAAERDTGSGNGVFLAEITDDGVDIHGHTDFDEVL from the coding sequence ATGCGTACGCCTATGCAGGAGTCCGAGTTCTCGCGGAACCGGGATCGGCTCTCGGGGACCCACGCCGGCCCCTTCGAGCCGGAAGTCGGGACGCTGCCGGAGAACTCCGTGACCGAGGAGGACATCGAGAACGTGAGCAAGACGGGGACGACGACGGTCGGCCTCGTCACCGCTGACGGCGTCGTCATCGCGACGGACATGCGGGCGAGCCTCGGCGGCCGGTTCGTCTCGAACAAGAACGTCCAGAAGGTCGAGCCGATCCACGACACGGCGGCGCTGACCCTCGTGGGTTCGGTCGGCGGCGCGCAGTCGTTCATCCAGAACCTCCGCGCCGAGGCGAACCTGTACGAGGCGCGCCGCGGCGAGTCGATGAGCATCAACGCGCTGTCCACGCTTGCGGGTAACTTCGCCCGTGGCGGCCCGTTCTTCGCCATCAACCCCATTCTGGGCGGCGTCGACGACGACGGCCACCACGTCTACTCGATCGACCCCGCTGGCGGCGTCATGGCCGACGACTACACCGTCACCGGCTCGGGGATGCAACTGGCCTACGGCGTCCTCGAACAGGAGTACGAGGAGGGACTCTCGAACGAGGAAGCCAAGACCGTCGCCGCTCGGTCGGTCAAGAGCGCCGCCGAGCGCGACACCGGCTCCGGCAACGGCGTGTTCCTCGCCGAGATCACCGACGATGGCGTCGACATTCACGGCCACACCGACTTCGACGAGGTCCTGTAG
- a CDS encoding AI-2E family transporter codes for MASTGTTPGRGRVAWWLVAVALFAALAFVAYTYVGTLVLGLFVYYATRRIHRRTRRRISPPSLAAIVSLSTIALPVLLVLGYAVVIAAREADDAVPEGYTSALEPYVDAAWLQDPQQLVSDLVADPGRLGAVASPGNALDAASAVASSLGVVVNVAVHLFIALTVAFYLLRDDRRLAGWVREEFAGEGSTADAFLTAVDRNMESIYFGNILFAAANAAVATVAYNALDLVSPAELAVPAPTLLGLLTGVGSLVPVVGMKIIWVPAALYLLAVAAATNPALLWFGAVFAVVTFVVVDTVPEVLLRPYISGRDLHVGLVLFAYIFGPLLFGWYGIFLGPLLLVLVVEFARIVLPELVRGEPLTAGASVPPPTGVEPGDDAVPDEGAEDDDDEAPVADGSTDIPGGGEDDPDDGRDDASDETPTD; via the coding sequence ATGGCATCGACCGGGACGACGCCCGGACGCGGACGTGTCGCATGGTGGCTCGTCGCCGTCGCCCTCTTCGCGGCGCTTGCCTTCGTCGCGTACACGTACGTCGGCACGCTGGTCCTCGGCCTGTTCGTCTACTACGCGACGCGGCGGATCCACCGCCGCACACGCCGGCGGATCAGTCCACCGTCGCTCGCGGCCATCGTCTCGCTGTCGACCATCGCGCTGCCGGTGTTGCTGGTGCTCGGCTACGCCGTCGTCATCGCCGCACGGGAGGCCGACGACGCGGTCCCGGAGGGGTACACGAGCGCGCTCGAACCGTACGTCGACGCCGCGTGGCTGCAGGACCCCCAGCAACTGGTCTCCGACCTCGTTGCCGACCCGGGCCGTCTCGGTGCCGTCGCGTCGCCCGGAAACGCACTCGACGCGGCGTCGGCGGTCGCAAGCTCGCTCGGGGTGGTCGTCAACGTCGCCGTCCACCTCTTCATCGCGCTGACCGTCGCCTTCTACCTCCTTCGCGACGACCGCCGCCTCGCCGGGTGGGTCCGCGAGGAGTTCGCCGGCGAGGGGTCGACCGCCGACGCCTTCCTCACCGCAGTCGACCGCAACATGGAGTCGATCTACTTCGGCAACATCCTCTTTGCGGCGGCCAACGCCGCGGTGGCGACGGTCGCCTACAACGCGCTCGATCTGGTCTCGCCGGCCGAACTCGCCGTGCCGGCCCCCACCCTGCTCGGTCTGCTGACCGGCGTCGGCAGCCTCGTCCCCGTCGTGGGGATGAAGATAATCTGGGTGCCCGCCGCGCTGTACCTGCTCGCCGTCGCGGCGGCGACGAACCCAGCCCTGCTCTGGTTCGGTGCCGTCTTCGCCGTCGTCACGTTCGTCGTGGTCGACACCGTCCCCGAGGTACTCCTGCGGCCCTACATCTCCGGCCGTGACCTGCACGTCGGTCTCGTTCTGTTCGCCTACATCTTCGGCCCGCTCCTCTTTGGCTGGTACGGCATCTTCCTCGGGCCACTCCTGCTCGTGCTCGTCGTGGAGTTCGCCCGGATCGTCCTGCCGGAGCTCGTGCGCGGGGAGCCGTTGACCGCGGGGGCGTCGGTACCGCCGCCGACGGGCGTCGAGCCGGGCGACGACGCCGTCCCCGACGAGGGTGCCGAGGACGACGACGACGAGGCCCCGGTGGCGGACGGGTCCACGGACATCCCCGGCGGCGGGGAGGACGACCCCGACGACGGGAGAGACGACGCTTCGGACGAGACGCCGACCGACTGA
- a CDS encoding biotin--[acetyl-CoA-carboxylase] ligase gives MNDTRRAVLRALSDGPAAGPDLAEQTGVSRAAVWKHVEALREAGFDVESDGDGYRLTGVPEYGGTAVEYELDAPYEVEYHDAVGSTNDRARERAAAGADDVVVLADEQTSSKGRLDREWTAPSGGVWASVVVRPDLSPAGVPLVTLAAAVATTRAFREAGVDAGIKWPNDVLARDDGRKLAGILTEMEGEADRVNWVVVGVGANVNVDAADLPETATSVRERVGDVSRRAFVQRLLETFHDLLGDSDAVLDAWREQALTLGRRVRVETPTGDVVGEAVDIESPGTLVVATDDGERRVHAGDCEHLRPAE, from the coding sequence ATGAACGACACGCGACGCGCGGTGTTGCGGGCGCTCTCCGACGGGCCGGCGGCCGGCCCGGATCTGGCCGAGCAGACGGGCGTCTCGCGGGCCGCCGTCTGGAAGCACGTCGAGGCGCTCCGCGAGGCGGGGTTCGACGTGGAGAGCGACGGGGACGGCTACCGGCTGACCGGCGTTCCGGAGTACGGCGGCACCGCAGTCGAGTACGAACTGGACGCGCCGTACGAGGTGGAGTACCACGACGCGGTCGGCAGCACGAACGACCGCGCCCGCGAACGCGCGGCGGCCGGCGCGGACGACGTGGTCGTGTTGGCCGACGAGCAGACCAGCAGCAAGGGGCGACTCGACCGCGAGTGGACCGCGCCGAGCGGCGGAGTGTGGGCGAGCGTCGTCGTCCGGCCCGACCTCTCGCCCGCCGGCGTCCCACTGGTCACGCTGGCGGCGGCGGTGGCGACGACCCGCGCGTTCCGCGAGGCGGGCGTCGACGCCGGGATCAAGTGGCCCAACGACGTGCTGGCCCGCGACGACGGCCGGAAACTGGCGGGGATCCTCACGGAGATGGAGGGTGAGGCCGACCGCGTGAACTGGGTCGTCGTCGGTGTCGGCGCGAACGTCAACGTCGACGCCGCCGACCTGCCGGAGACGGCGACGAGCGTCAGGGAGCGCGTCGGCGACGTGTCCCGCCGCGCGTTCGTCCAGCGACTTCTGGAGACGTTCCACGACCTGCTCGGGGACTCCGACGCCGTACTGGACGCGTGGCGCGAACAGGCGCTGACCCTCGGCAGGCGCGTCCGCGTCGAGACGCCGACCGGCGATGTCGTCGGCGAGGCGGTCGACATCGAATCACCCGGGACGCTGGTCGTGGCGACGGACGACGGCGAGCGCCGCGTCCACGCCGGCGACTGCGAACACCTCCGGCCGGCGGAGTAG
- a CDS encoding DUF456 domain-containing protein: protein MVETVTLLAVALLVAGVVGSVVPLVPGALLSTGAVVLHWWYLDVPSGLTLAALVAVGALAVAVDYFAGAISAKAGGASWLASVAAGVVGVVALLATGPLGALVAVALTVFLVEAYRGRSRTAGARAALFATVGMLGSAVAQVLLTATMLVAFVLVVFL, encoded by the coding sequence ATGGTCGAGACGGTCACCCTCCTCGCGGTCGCGTTGCTCGTCGCGGGCGTCGTCGGAAGCGTCGTGCCGCTGGTGCCGGGCGCGTTGCTGTCGACGGGCGCGGTCGTCCTCCACTGGTGGTATCTCGACGTGCCGTCGGGGCTGACCCTGGCGGCGCTCGTCGCCGTCGGCGCGCTGGCGGTCGCCGTGGACTACTTCGCCGGGGCCATCTCCGCGAAGGCCGGCGGCGCGTCGTGGCTGGCGTCGGTCGCTGCCGGGGTCGTCGGCGTCGTCGCGCTGCTGGCGACGGGACCGCTCGGCGCGCTCGTCGCCGTCGCGCTGACCGTGTTCCTCGTGGAGGCGTACCGGGGCCGGTCCCGGACGGCCGGCGCGCGGGCGGCGCTGTTCGCCACCGTCGGGATGCTCGGCTCCGCGGTCGCGCAGGTGCTGCTCACCGCGACGATGCTGGTCGCGTTCGTGCTGGTCGTCTTCCTCTAA
- a CDS encoding HD domain-containing protein, which translates to MKTIKDSVHDHITVDGVARDLLDTPAVQRLRRIKQLGTVSLVYPSANHTRFEHSLGVYHLACEALDQLGVSGDRAARVEAAALLHDVGHSPYSHNVEALLHRRTGKYHDDVHDLIAGGAVGEVLRDHDISPDAVADLVAGDGRFGQIVSGELDVDRMDYLVRDAHHTGVPYGTIDHERLIRELTFEGGELVLAEGNVQAAESLLVARALMNPTVYSHHVARISKSMLRRGTERLLDEAGYDATEVRRLDDPGLLSALRAEPETERVAERLCNRDLFKRALWVELEDVPEGVITADHDAIREFEHEIAAAADRDREDVILDVPARPEMTESSTRVVVSGEIRRLDQQSPLVEALRAAQRSQWRLGVYAPEGKTDRVGRAAVETLGLDIDGALVNERRSGWNTRLDEFAER; encoded by the coding sequence ATGAAGACGATCAAGGACAGCGTCCACGACCACATCACGGTCGACGGCGTGGCCCGGGACCTGCTTGATACCCCCGCAGTCCAGCGACTCCGCCGGATCAAACAGCTCGGCACGGTGTCGCTGGTGTACCCCTCCGCGAACCACACGCGCTTCGAGCACAGCCTCGGCGTCTACCACCTCGCCTGCGAGGCGCTGGACCAGCTCGGCGTCTCCGGCGACCGGGCCGCCCGCGTCGAGGCCGCCGCCCTCCTGCACGACGTGGGCCACAGCCCGTACAGCCACAACGTCGAGGCGCTGCTCCACCGGCGGACCGGCAAGTACCACGACGACGTCCACGACCTGATCGCGGGCGGTGCGGTCGGGGAGGTCCTCCGCGACCACGACATCTCGCCGGACGCCGTCGCCGACCTGGTCGCCGGCGACGGCCGGTTCGGCCAGATCGTCTCGGGCGAACTCGACGTGGACCGGATGGACTACCTCGTCCGGGACGCCCACCATACCGGGGTCCCGTACGGCACGATCGACCACGAGCGCCTGATCCGCGAGCTGACGTTCGAGGGCGGCGAACTGGTGCTGGCCGAGGGCAACGTGCAGGCCGCCGAGAGCCTGCTGGTCGCGCGGGCGCTGATGAACCCGACCGTCTACAGCCACCACGTCGCCCGGATCAGCAAATCGATGCTCCGGCGCGGGACCGAGCGCCTGCTCGACGAGGCGGGGTACGACGCCACCGAGGTTCGCCGGCTGGACGACCCCGGTCTGCTGTCGGCGCTCCGGGCCGAGCCGGAGACCGAGCGCGTCGCCGAGCGGCTCTGCAACCGCGACCTGTTCAAGCGCGCGCTGTGGGTCGAACTGGAGGACGTGCCGGAGGGCGTCATCACGGCGGACCACGACGCGATCCGGGAGTTCGAACACGAGATCGCGGCGGCCGCCGACCGCGACCGCGAGGACGTGATCCTCGACGTGCCCGCCCGCCCGGAGATGACCGAGAGTTCGACCCGCGTCGTCGTCAGCGGCGAGATCCGCCGCCTCGACCAGCAGTCGCCGCTGGTCGAGGCGCTGCGGGCGGCACAGCGCTCCCAGTGGCGGCTCGGCGTGTACGCCCCCGAAGGCAAGACGGACCGCGTCGGCCGCGCCGCCGTGGAGACGCTCGGACTCGACATCGACGGCGCGCTCGTCAACGAGCGCCGGAGCGGGTGGAACACCCGGCTCGACGAGTTCGCCGAGCGGTAG